A genomic segment from Dasypus novemcinctus isolate mDasNov1 chromosome X, mDasNov1.1.hap2, whole genome shotgun sequence encodes:
- the UBQLN2 gene encoding ubiquilin-2: MAENGENSGPPRPSRGPAATQGPTAAPPEPKIIKVTVKTPKEKEEFAVPENSSVQQFKEAISKRFKSQTDQLVLIFAGKILKDQDTLIQHGIHDGLTVHLVIKSQNRPQGQSTQPSNAAGTNITTASTPRSNSTPISTNSNPFGLGNLGGLAGLSSLGLSSTSFSELQSQMQQQLMSSPEMMIQIMENPFVQSMLSNPDLMRQLIMANPQMQQLIQRNPEISHLLNNPDIMRQTLEIARNPAMMQEMMRNQDLALSNLESIPGGYNALRRMYTDIQEPMLNAAQEQFGGNPFASVGSSSSGEGTQPSRTENRDPLPNPWAPPPTTQSSATTSTTTSSSGSGSGSSSSNAAGNTVAAANYVASVFSTPGMQNLLQQITENPQLIQNMLSAPYMRSMMQSLSQNPDLAAQMMLNNPLFTGNPQLQEQMRPQLPAFLQQMQNPDTLSAMSNPRAMQALMQIQQGLQTLATEAPGLIPSFTPGVGVGVLGTAIGPVGPVTPIGPIGPIVPFTPIGPIGPIGPTGPAGPPGPAGSAGTIGSTVSSSAPSETTSPTSESGPNPQFIQQMVQALAGANPPQLPNPEVRFQQQLEQLNAMGFLNREANLQALIATGGDINAAIERLLGSQPS, translated from the coding sequence ATGGCGGAAAACGGCGAGAACAGCGGCCCTCCGCGCCCCTCCCGCGGCCCAGCAGCGACCCAAGGCCCGACTGCTGCCCCGCCTGAGCCAAAAATCATAAAAGTCACTGTGAAAACTCCCAAAGAGAAAGAGGAGTTCGCAGTGCCCGAGAATAGCTCGGTCCAGCAGTTTAAAGAAGCGATTTCGAAACGCTTCAAGTCCCAAACCGATCAGCTAGTGCTGATTTTTGccggaaaaatattaaaagatcaAGATACCTTGATCCAGCACGGCATCCATGATGGACTAACTGTTCACCTTGTCATCAAAAGCCAGAACCGACCTCAGGGCCAGTCCACGCAGCCTAGCAATGCCGCGGGAACTAATATTACCACAGCGTCGACTCCCAGGAGTAATTCCACACCGATTTCTACAAATAGCAACCCGTTTGGATTGGGGAACCTGGGAGGGCTTGCAGGCCTTAGCAGCCTGGGTTTGAGCTCAACCAGCTTTTCTGAGCTCCAGAGCCAGATGCAGCAGCAACTCATGTCCAGTCCTGAGATGATGATCCAAATAATGGAAAATCCCTTTGTTCAGAGCATGCTTTCCAATCCCGATCTGATGAGGCAGCTCATTATGGCCAATCCACAGATGCAACAGTTGATTCAAAGAAATCCAGAAATCAGTCACCTGCTCAACAACCCTGATATAATGAGGCAGACTCTCGAAATCGCCAGAAATCCAGCCATGATGCAAGAGATGATGAGAAATCAAGACCTGGCTCTGAGCAATCTTGAAAGCATCCCAGGTGGCTACAATGCTCTACGGCGCATGTACACTGACATTCAAGAACCGATGCTGAATGCTGCACAAGAGCAATTTGGAGGTAATCCCTTTGCCTCAGTGGGGAGCAGTTCTTCTGGGGAAGGTACACAGCCTTCCCGCACAGAAAATCGAGATCCACTGCCCAATCCATGGGCACCACCACCGACTACCCAGAGTTCTGCGACCACCAGCACAACCACCAGCAgcagtggcagtgggtctggtAGTAGCTCCAGCAATGCTGCTGGGAACACCGTAGCTGCAGCCAATTATGTTGCTAGTGTCTTCAGTACCCCAGGAATGCAGAATCTGCTGCAACAGATAACTGAAAACCCCCAGCTGATCCAGAATATGCTGTCTGCACCCTACATGAGAAGCATGATGCAGTCTCTGAGCCAGAATCCAGATCTGGCTGCACAGATGATGCTGAACAACCCACTGTTTACAGGAAATCCtcagctgcaggagcagatgcGTCCTCAGCTCCCGGCTTTCCTGCAGCAAATGCAGAATCCAGACACACTATCAGCCATGTCTAACCCCAGAGCAATGCAGGCTTTAATGCAGATCCAGCAGGGGCTACAGACATTAGCTACCGAAGCACCTGGCCTCATTCCAAGCTTCACTccaggtgtgggggtgggggtgctgggaaCCGCCATTGGCCCTGTAGGCCCAGTTACTCCCATAGGTCCCATAGGTCCCATTGTCCCATTTACCCCCATAGGACCAATTGGGCCCATAGGACCCACTGGCCCTGCAGGTCCTCCTGGCCCTGCCGGCTCTGCAGGCACCATCGGGTCAACCGTGTCTAGCTCTGCACCCAGTGAAACCACGAGTCCAACTTCAGAATCTGGACCCAACCCACAgttcattcagcaaatggtgcagGCTCTGGCTGGAGCAAATCCTCCACAGCTGCCGAATCCAGAAGTCAGATTTCAGCAACAACTGGAACAGCTCAACGCAATGGGGTTCTTAAACCGAGAAGCAAACTTGCAGGCCCTAATAGCAACAGGAGGCGACATCAATGCAGCCATTGAGAGGCTGTTGGGCTCCCAGCCATCATAA